From a region of the Daphnia pulicaria isolate SC F1-1A chromosome 1, SC_F0-13Bv2, whole genome shotgun sequence genome:
- the LOC124337031 gene encoding YY1-associated factor 2-like isoform X2 has translation MDSKKGSPNARAKRSSKQIEENYWDCSVCTYRNNAEAFKCSMCDVRKGTSTRKPRLNPQLVPQVFNPSLANKNRKEKESKERDKSERKSSDGNPTRNSKARPRLKNVDRSTAMHKEVTVNNVTVVITEFRPKISSKSTSPSNLDLDAGHTTSSSSSSASNHGNDLSPADQEHSD, from the exons ATGGATTCAAAGAAAGGCAGTCCAAATGCAAG GGCGAAGCGGAGTAGCAagcaaattgaagaaaattacTGGGACTGCAGTGTCT GTACCTACAGAAATAATGCagaggcatttaaatgttcaaTGTGTGATGTAAGAAAAGGAACCTCAACCAG GAAACCAAGGCTCAATCCTCAGTTGGTACCTCAAGTGTTCAATCCTTCCTTAGctaacaaaaatagaaaagagaagGAATCTAaagaaagagataaatctgaGAGGAAATCATCAGATGGAAACCCCACCAGGAACAGTAAAGCCAGACCAAG gttgaaaaatgttgacagAAGCACTGCAATGCACAAAGAAGTGACAGTGAACAATGTGACAGTAGTCATTACTGAGTTTCGGCCAAAAATTAGCAGCAAGTCAACATCTCCCAGTAACCTTGATCTGGATGCTGGACACACGACCAGTAGTTCTAGCAGTAGTGCCAGCAATCACGGCAACGATCTTTCCCCTGCAGATCAAGAACATTCAGACTGA
- the LOC124337031 gene encoding YY1-associated factor 2-like isoform X1, with product MDSKKGSPNARRAKRSSKQIEENYWDCSVCTYRNNAEAFKCSMCDVRKGTSTRKPRLNPQLVPQVFNPSLANKNRKEKESKERDKSERKSSDGNPTRNSKARPRLKNVDRSTAMHKEVTVNNVTVVITEFRPKISSKSTSPSNLDLDAGHTTSSSSSSASNHGNDLSPADQEHSD from the exons ATGGATTCAAAGAAAGGCAGTCCAAATGCAAG AAGGGCGAAGCGGAGTAGCAagcaaattgaagaaaattacTGGGACTGCAGTGTCT GTACCTACAGAAATAATGCagaggcatttaaatgttcaaTGTGTGATGTAAGAAAAGGAACCTCAACCAG GAAACCAAGGCTCAATCCTCAGTTGGTACCTCAAGTGTTCAATCCTTCCTTAGctaacaaaaatagaaaagagaagGAATCTAaagaaagagataaatctgaGAGGAAATCATCAGATGGAAACCCCACCAGGAACAGTAAAGCCAGACCAAG gttgaaaaatgttgacagAAGCACTGCAATGCACAAAGAAGTGACAGTGAACAATGTGACAGTAGTCATTACTGAGTTTCGGCCAAAAATTAGCAGCAAGTCAACATCTCCCAGTAACCTTGATCTGGATGCTGGACACACGACCAGTAGTTCTAGCAGTAGTGCCAGCAATCACGGCAACGATCTTTCCCCTGCAGATCAAGAACATTCAGACTGA